The sequence below is a genomic window from Saccopteryx leptura isolate mSacLep1 chromosome 3, mSacLep1_pri_phased_curated, whole genome shotgun sequence.
tccggaaggggcacctctttcattggtggtcagtgagaggagcatagttcccattgaaatactggtcagtttgttgatttaaatttatttgttctttattttaaatattgtatttgttcccgttttgtttttttactttaaaataagacatgtgcagtgtgcatagggatttgttcatagttttttttatagtccagccttccaacggtctgagggacagtgaactagcccctgtataaaaagtttggggacccctgatctagtactttctacctcccccacacagaggtaaatattttatatcacttAATTAGTCCTTGCAACAACTCTAGAAAGAACCTGCTTTGTTATcttcactttacaaatgaggaaactgaggctcagagatatgAAGACTAAGACAGCTtaattgagactcagagagagattTTGTTCAAGATCTCACTGCCAATCAACAGCATCCTGATCTGAACTCAAATCTGCGTGACCAGGAGGCCCAAGTTCTCAGCACCAGGGCCCCTTAAAAGAAGACCCATCCTAACCATTCACCCCAAAGTAGGCACCAAAGCAAGTGTGACTGCATCGAGGAGGGCACCCTTAGTGCCTGAAGTCCAAGCCCCCTTGAGTTGTTCCGAGGAGCCAGGATTCCCTTGGATTAGCCATGGGCACTAACCGAGGAAGAGATACACGGTGTATACATACACTCCCGGCGACTTGCCACAAAGACACTGCTCTGGGGAGGTTGCTAGCTGTCCCTACCCGGCTCCTGCCTAGGACTTGGCCTCCCATGCCCACCCCATGCCCTATAGGCTCTCACCTCCAGGGAGCCCAGCTTCATGGTGGAGCCAGGCACAGTGCGGGGCATGGTCCGGCTGCGCTCCCCCGGCTCGGGCACTTGGCGGGCACtgggtgttggtggtggtggttgaaAGGTCATCCCGTAGGGGTTCTGTAGAGACCCATAGGCAGGGCCCAGCCCCAGGCCCGAGTGGTCCACAGACAAGAAGCTAGGGTAGCCTTCGGTGTGGGCCAGTGCCTTGGTAGCCCGTCGAGGGGTGCCCTCAGGCCGGGTCCTCTGGGGATCctcaccacctccacccccaccgccAGGCTGCAGGCTCAGAGTCCTTCGGGGCAGCACCATGTAGTCCCCCTCGGAGCCCGGGTCGGTTGGCCGCAGCCACGTGAGGTCCAGCTGCCGCAGGCTGCCCTCCCCACACATGTACACGGGGTTGGCTTCCTGGGGGGGCGGCGGCTCCCCAAGCCCTGGCGACGCTGCCATGGGCATCAGGATATTCCCAGGCAGCGGTGAGAAGCTGAGGCCCCCCTCAGGACCCACAAGGCAGGACTTGGGCTCCTCGTCCTCATCCAGGGACAGGCGGGACAGTGTGCCCGTGATGGTGGACGGGTTGCAAGTGTTGACCTCCTTGAACAGAACTGAGGGCAGGAGTAGGGGGGAGGTAAGTTCTGGGGAGAAGAAACCCCAGATGCCCTTGCCCGTATGGACAGGTACCAAACCCCTCAgctcagaggaggaaactgagtgcTGGACAGATGGCTGGGTGACTGGTACTCTCTTCTACACCAAAGGGCTTAAGAAGACAACTTGCCCAGGGACCCACAGCAAGGCAGGGCAAGGAATGAAGCCAAACCCACACCCTACGGGTCAGCTCCTGCTACAGGTCCTGACCTCTGACCCCATAGCCCTGAGGCTTTCAAAAGGgccttgctcctccccctccctgggcaGCTCCTCCCCAGGAGACAAAACTGGAAGGAGATTCTGGTGAGAATCATGaaaatgatatgatactgtaacAGCCACTATCTGCCAAGGTCCCTACTAGGCACTTGATGTCTCCTAATTCATTTAAGACTCAGAGAGGTAAGCtgtttgtccaaagtcacacagtaagTGTGTTTACAGCCTTGAATCCACTATGGGCTGTCTAAAGCTAAACTCCACAGCCAACCCCATCAGGGCctcccacagtggggctgggggccctcccttcctgcccttctccGCGGGCCATTCTCAGCTCTGCACCAGAAGACTCACCCGTCTGACAAGCCAGATCCACATCCTTTTCAAAGTCTGACTATAGGCAGAGAAGGACAGAGCAGGCAGGCAAAGAGAGGATCAATGTATCAGGGTGGAGGGGCTCGGTCTCCTCCCTACCCACCCAGCGGTACTACCCACAGCACAATGCCCAGTACCGACAGAGCCCCCAGGGGCCCCAGACATATTTACTCTGGTATGAGAGGTGGGAAAACTGAACGAGGGGAAGGCTTGCGCCGTGTCAGCCAGCAGTCAGTGGCTGAGCCTGAATCAAACCTGatctctgccccttctctgccATGAATGGAAAAGGCGAGGGGCCTGTGGCAGGGAAATGGGAGTGGGGCATTCTCAGGACCCAGCCACGCCCTGCCCAGGCCTCCTCACTCACCAGGATCTGCAGCTGCCCATTCTTACACGAGTCAGGGGAGTCTTCACTCTCGTCAGCCCGGCACACACCCATCTGGCACTTCACTACGTCCTGGACCTGGGGGCAGAGCTGCCTGCTAGCCGGAGGCTGCCACAGGGCCCCTGGCCGCAGTTGGCTGTGCCTCCCACCCCAGGCACCCAGGTGGGTTTGGAAGGACAGAAGCAaagtctgccctggccggttggctcagcggtagagcgtcggcctagcgtgcggaggacccgggttcgattcctggccagggcacacaggagaagcgcccatttgcttttccacccttccgccgcgctttcctctctgtctctctcttcccctcccgcagccaaggctccattggagcaaagatggcccgggcgctggggatggctctgtggcctctgccccaggcgctagagtggctctggtcgcaacatggcgacgcccaggatgggcagagcatcgccccctggtgggcagagcgtcgcccctggtgggcgtgccgggtggatcccggtcgggcgcatgcgggagtctgtctgactgtctctccctgtttccagcttcagaaaaatgaaaaaaaaaaagaagcaaagtctGAGGGGAGCAGGAGCCCCAGGAGACCAGGAGGCAAGGGACAAGGCTGCCCTGGGCTTTTAGCTTCCACGTCAAGGGCTCCCCAGCTGGAGGCCCGGCCGGGGTCTCAGTCCTCCCCATCTGCACGGTGGGGAGAAGCAAGAGTACTGGCCTGGTGAGGTGGGTGCAAAGGGACAGGAGAGGCCAGCCCCACCTCTCGGCGCAGGAAGCAGTGCACAGCCGTGATGACGAAGCCTTGCGCCGAGTTGAAGACGGCGAAAAGGGCCTGGAAGAGGACGGAGCGGCGGTCTGTCATGGCCAGGACGGCGGACATCCAGGTGAGCGCCAGCAGGGGCAGCACCACGCAGGAGCTCCAGAGTGAGGCCCTGAAGACACAGCAGAGGGTCCGTCAGGGTGACACTCCAGCAGCCAGCCAGGGTGGGCTGAGCACAGGCCTGCACTGAGCCTGGGGCCCTTCAGCTGCCCGAGATCAGCAGGGCCCCAAACTCCACCACCTCAGTAATGCCCCAAAGCAGAGATGGGCTGAAGGAGCCggagtcagagaaacagaacagagacagaaagtggagaaCTATGGGCCAGAGCAGGGACCCAGAGAGGTTGGGAGGGACAGACACAAGGACACAACAGGACTGAGCCACAGCCAGAGGCAGCATCAGGGGACAGAGATGGAGAAGGTGGAACAGGAcagtgggagagaaggggagaagggagacaTACGCGGATGCTGCGACTTCAGCTCCAACTTACACACAATCACAGGCCTGGGCCACAGCCCCAGAGAttctgggagaggaggagaggaggaacaaAGATGATAGACACagggagagaatgagacaggcagagagacataGACAGAAAGATTAAAcaggcagagcccacagaggATGTCACAGAGCACAAATTGTTGGGGGAAAAGACAGGGGCCAAGGACAATGCAGCAGAGGCTTGTCCCCTTCAATTCCCCAAGGACGGGCGGGCCCCCAGTGGCTGCTCAGAGCCCTCGGCAAAAAGACCATAGTTGGGACTGCGGGTAAAAGCAAGGATCAGGGCCAAGTCCACATCCCCCGCCTCCTgacaggggagggcagagggaaaaaGGCAGATGGGCCCTGCATCCAGCCACCAGTGCCAACCTGCCATCactggctacagcccatgcagGCACAGGAGGGCAGTCTTGCCACACCCAGCCCACTCTGCCTCATGAACAGCCTGGTGCGAGAGTCAGGCAGGGGAGGGCACAGTGTCGGACAAGGCAGAGAGATGGGCAGGGGGTCAAGGCCTGCCCTGTAAAGAGCGGTTGGGGGCTGCTCAGCCTGGTGGGGGGCAGGCACAGTAGTCTCCACAGCCCCTGGGGGCAAAGCCAAGACTAAGAGAGGGCCTAATCACAGTCATAGAGCTATCATTGATTAACCGCTAATTCCCTGCCAGGCCCTACACTGAGCACTTTACATACGTTAGTTCACATTGTGATCAAAACAACTCCACTAAACAGACATGGGGATTATTatcccaatttacagatgaagaaactggagtgtgcccagatgggcagagaggacCAAGCTGGGATGCAAACCCAGGCTGGCTGCCTCCAAAGCCCAATGCTATAACAGACTGGGTCAGAATCAGCTGGCAACCCACGTGGCAGCGCGCTTTCTATTCCAGAGAGTTTCCCAGAGATCGTGCTGACTGCCTCCAGAggcactgagccacctgacccTAAAGGTGTGGCAAGATAAAGCCTCCCCACTGGCCAGGGAGGCTGAGATGGACTTGTGGCCCTGGGTGGGAGGTTGGGCCTGAGGCCCTTGTGGATTTGTGCATGGCTGAGATTTTAAGATTCTCAGCTGCCAGGGAGAAAGGTACCTCGATAACATAATAACTCTCTACCTCCAAGATTCTCTGTCTCCTAATTGGTTGAGATTCAATGCCTCTAAAATTCTAGCTTCCAGATTCTGTGACAGATGATAAGATTCTATGATTCACATTCTAACAGTCTTAGCTTCTGATTGTCTTATTCTAAAATTCTGTCATTCCAATTCTAAGGTTCTGTAGGCTCAAAAATTCTAAGGATGTGAGATTCTATGAGCTTCTGTAGCTTGAGGTCTAAGGAGGGGTCTTCAGCTATGCCTAGATAAAACGTAAGCTGGCAgtgagggcaggggcaggagcaaAGGGGTGGGCACAGGAACCCAGCATTTTCCAGGAAGCACAGATATTCATTCCTGATGCCCTCTGCCACCTCAACACCAAGCCCTTCACACGGCAAGCTCTCCAGGGCACTGGACTGatatccctcctcctccccaccaggACACTGCCCCCCATTCTCTGCCCCACCCATCCCCCCGCCCGCCCCGGGGGGACACAACTAACATGGCGTTCCTGGCCGAGGCTGAGCTGAGCAGGGGGCTGGGGACCGCTCCACACGctgagcaggggaggagcaggctgGCCCAGGGGCACCGCTCCAACCTCGGGGCGGCACAGACacgggagaagaggggagacacaTGGGAAGCGGGAGGAGAGGGGCAGCATGAGCCCcagcagggtgggagggggagggcaggtgagagagagagaggtgggttAGGGTGGGcgaggggctgcagctgagcacTCGGGGTGCCCACCGTGCCTGCACCCTTGATGCACCAAGGTTAGGGAGCCGTGCTCAGTGGCGTTGTCTAGCCCTGATTCCAAGAGTGGCCACAGCCCTCCCTCCCTATTCCATTTCCCACAAGGCCAAGTCGCAGAGACCCCACCCTTACCCGGCCCTCTGCTTCTTGGATTTGTCTGAGATGCCATCGCGAGCCATGAGCTTGTTGAAGACGATGATTCCGATGAGCATATTCACCTGGAGGTCAGGGGAGTGAGGTGAGGGAGACAGGGTCACCAGGTGCCCGCCCGGCAGGGAAAGCCTCAGGTGGGAGTAGAGTGCAGGAAGGAGTAGACCCCCTGGGCCACACCCCTCCCAGGACACTGACAGGGCACGTAACATACCAGGACAATGACGGCTGCAGGACCCACAAAGGCGTAGAGAAGGCCACCCTCAAGGGAGAGCCAGcagctggggagagagggagcaTCAGACACCGAAGcaggctcctccccaccctcaacACCACCCTTCAGAGCCCGCTGGGCTGCTAGGCCTGCATCAATGATGAGGCCAAGCCCCAGAAAATGTCGCAGGGAGCCACTGGCTCTTGCTGAGCATCAGCTTCCCCTCTAACAAAAATGAAGGCCACCAGGCCCAGCCCCATGGGGCTCAAACAAGGCTGATCCATGAGCTAAATCATTCTTAGCGATGGTCCAATCCTAGCACATCCTTTTATAgtcaggaaaactgaggctcagagatggagAAAGACTCCCCCAAACCCCACAGCAGGCGTGTGCCAGAGGTACAGCCTGAAAAGGCCCAAGGCCCAGTATGGGGCCCTAACAAGTTCAGTTACCCTCACTGCCCACCACGGAAGCCCCACGTACTAGCTGGATGTACCGTATCCTTTGGTGCGGGTAAAGCCAACAGACACAGCCACCACCAGAGCAGGCAGACctgggggagcaggggagccAGGATGAGATGGCTAGTCCTCAGGGTCCTCCCATCCTCCCAGAACCCAGCCCAGGGGATGCTTAGGCCCACAAACAGGGGCCAGAGCCAAAGCAGAACCTGTCTCGCTGCCCCTGCACCCAAGGCCCATTGGCAGAGTCCAGCATGGGCCCTGCTCACCCCAGCCCAGGCAGAGAAAGCGCTTGCGAACGAGGCGGGTGCGCATCCGTCCAATGACAGCCAGGTAGGACTGCCAAGCCTCAGTGAGCACCCAgcaaaaggaggagaggaagaagaagtgcAGGAAGGCAGCTGTCATGGTGCAGACACCCTgcaaggagagggaaaaggagggagtaACTTTGAGCAGCCACCAGGGCGGGAGGCTCCTGGCTTCCCACACCCGCTGCTGGGCGCTGCCATGGCTGCCCACTCAAGCTCCGCCCCCCACAGCACCCTGCCAGGCACCCCCATCTTCCGGCACCCACACATAGCACGACACAGGCCCGGTGACATGCACATAGCGTTGAGCATCCGGGAGGCGGGCAGGCAAGCTGCCCACACACAGACGGGAttggcagagacagggacagacaggagcacCCGCCACATCACGGCCAGGTGGTCACCACACCTGGCACTCACAGTGCTGGCACTGTGCAGAGAAGGCTGAGGATGCATAATGGACAGCCAGCACAGGTCATCCACAGGCACATGGCACAAGAGGCCTTGCTGAGGCTCCTACATGTCCACACACATGAGAAGGCCCAGGCTCCACAAATGCCATCTGCCCACACATGTGCATGCAAGCACTCAGCTCACATAGACGCTCACAGATGTACACAGACATTTATCACTAGAGTACACACATCCTTCCTCTCCAACGCCTTCACGTATGCTCACACACAATTTCCCACACCCTCACCCAACACACGGCTACAGTGTGTACAAACATCCATCACTTAGGtgcacacacatgcgcgcacTGTCACCTACAAACActttccaccctcacccccttcaCCCCACTCTCACTCCGACACCCCCATGAGCCTGCACCTGCCTTGCTCAGCACCCGTGACTGGCCCACGAGGATCAGGATGTTAGACGCCAGGATGGACAGGCAGAAGTTGAGCAAGATGATGGAGCGTTCAGATTTTATAAACCTGAGAGGGCACAgcaggcagagacagaggagCTGGAGGCCCAGGCCCAACCCAGGATGACCGGTCttctcctgccctgccctcccaggGTCGCACCTACCTCCAGAAGGCAGCATAGATGGCAAGCAGGGTGAGCAGCGCCATGCAGGACACAGCACAGCCAATCACGAGGGGGACTGAAGGGGCGCCTGCCAGCTCCAGGGTCTGCGGAAGATGAGCAGATGTTCAGACAGGTAACTGGGAGAGGGCAGTTGCCAAGGTGCCCTTGGCCTACCCAGTCCATCTGGTAGAGACTGGCACCTGTTCCATCGTCACTGCCACACACAGAAGGGGACTCACCACTGTCCTCAAAGGTGCACAGAGCAGACCCAGTCACATATGTAGAGGCATATTTATGCTCAGTCACCCATACTGTTGCACATACAGCCAGACACgcacatgtgtatacacacacacacacacacacacatacacacacacacacgcccactGCCACCCATCCCAGGCATATGTCATCACTGTGAGCACCACCCCAAGGGTACAGACTTCCATGGGCAATCCCAGAAGTGCAGCTGCTCAGACACACATGTGGGATCATCCGGGTCCCTCTTGATACTGTCCAAATGGCCATTGGCAGCCCAGGTGCCTCCTCCTAGCCCCGCCCAGGCACGCTCCCACTCACCAGGTCCTTGGGCGGCTGGGCCAGCACAGCAAAGGTGGACGGGCGCTGGCACTGGCAGCGAGTATGGGCTGCCTGGGTCTCCAGGGTCTGGCAgctctcagtgtcccagtccCCTGAGCTGGCATCTCTTGGGTGGGGGGATAGGTGGAGTGAGCCCGAGCCCAGCCCCATGGCACCACCCCCAGCACTGGCCACTGCCCAAGGCCAGGTGAATCCAGGGCAAGGCCACCCCAAAAGGCAGACAGTTGGGAGCCCCAGGATGAGCTCTTCATCCCTTAAGCCAAGCATGGCACCAGGGAGCCCTCTGGCCTTCCAGGCAAAAGATCCCCTCCTGAGGGGAGGTCCTAGGGCTACACTCTTCCCCACACAGAGCTCTTGCCCAACTCACGTTCCGGAGTAGTCCCAGCTGGCGCAGTGGGGATCCGTGGTGCCCTGCGGAGCAAGAGACATGAGTGCAGTGTGGGCTGGGAGCTCACCACCCCGACCACCAGCCATCCTGCCACACAGGCCCCACAGAGGGTCAGCCTGCCACTGGGCACACTGGCTGCCCATCAGACGGGCCTTTGGCTCCTCATGTTGGGGTATTCCCAGGGCCCTCGCTTGGGCCCCCACTTACATTAATGATGTAGGAGAGCTCCACTGTGATGAGGGGCTCCGCTGGTGGTTGAGTAGGGGGCCGCACAGTCACTGTCATCACCCGGGATGTGACGGCCAGCGGCGGCCTGGGGACAGGTTCTGAGGTCAGCTCCTGCCAGCGGGTGCCCAGACCCAGTCAGGAACCCCAAAGGTGCTTTGTATGGGGGGTTAGGGGACTACCAGAGGTCAAGTCCAGGGAGAGGCCTAGAGCTCAGTGAGACCCAGAAACTTGGGTGAGATCTAGAGCTCAGTCCAGCACCCCCTGGGTGCCAGTGAAGCCTCTGGGAGTTTCATGAACATCTTTAAAAGCACTTGTATTCAGAGCCAGGCGAGGGGTCCCCGAGGCTGCAGGAGGGTGCAGCTGAATCTCTGTGGCTCAGTCCTCCTTCTCTGGAACTCCCTGGACCCTCAGAAGCCCCATCTACCCCTCCCAAGGACTCACCTGGGGGGTGGCAGGATGAGACCCAGGGTGCGGTAGAGCACAGCACCAATCACAAAGTAGGAGGAGGAATCCTCGGGGTCTGCTGGGAGGAGGCGCTGATGGGAGTAGCCTGGGCCAGGGGGCACAGTTCCTGGGCTCCTCCCACTGCCAGGGCTGCCTGATGCCCCAGAGGCAACCGGCTTCCCTGGGGAAGAGAGGCTGAGCACCTCCTTGGGGAGGAAGAGGCGGTCTTCCGAGTGTCGAACCCAGTCCTTCATGCCCCGGCGGCCCCGCATGGGGAATGTGATGTCACTGGACACGGCTGAGACTGGCTCTCGCTGAATGCTGATCACTGcagggagatggggggggggggggcggcagaccacaccagagacagacagacacacagagaacagacacaagggaagagagaggtgtGGGAGGGGCAGACATCAAGAAGGCAGATGCAGACACCAAGGGTTGGTACCAACCCAGAGGTGCGGGGACACATACACAGAGAAACAAcacagatggaggaggaggaggagaaacatGGAGACAAAGACACAGGTAAGGAGTTAAATAAGGAAAAGACAGCCTCCccccaaaagagagagagaaatacaaacaGCCTCAGAAACCATCCTCCCGCACAGGGCTGGGTTCCACATCcagaacccccacccccccatgccACCCTCCTGTACCCAAGTTGTCCGTGACAATCAGAGAGCTCTGAAAGGCCTTGAGAGCATCGCCCACCAGGTGAATGAAGTCCTCCACCACTCGGAGCAGGTGCACAGAGCCAGGGGACACCTGGGGACAGAGGGTGTGTAAGGGTCTGAGATGGAGGTGAGTTATGGAGAAGGAAACCTAGAAGACTAGCTCCTCACCTGCTGAGCATCATCCCATTTGTCCTTGTTTTCTGCATCCACCATGAAGCTCACCACCTGGAAGAAGCGCTGGGGAGAGAGCAGTGACTGTCAGGAAGTCCCAGCCCCACGGACGAGAGCTTTCTCATCTCAGCCATGTTTGCTGCCCCCAGCAGACTGTCATAGGGACCCAGACTCCCTCTTCAGTCTGGAGTTTCTGCACCCTCAGCCTCCTTCCCCAGCCCCCCGGCAGGGCAGGGAGGTACCTGCACATCATCAGCGGAGGGCACATAGGTGGCCCTCTTGAAGGTGTCAGTGACATTCCTCAGAATGTCCACAGAGAAGAGCAGGTCTCCGCTGTAGTATGTGCGCCGGGCCAGTAGCTCCTGTAGGCTGCGTACCACTTGTGACATGCCCTCGCCTGCCAGCATGCGCTGCCCCTTGGCCAGGTGCTCCCGAAGCTGCAGGTGACAGGTGAGCTGCTGTCACCAGACTGTCAGGAACTGGAACCAGCCCCTGGACCATCCCATTCCAGTCCAGTCCACCCACTGCTTGTatcaggagaaaagagaggggaaaatgcAGAGATGCTCAAAGGGACTCATGGGAGACAGAGTTCAAGAAGAATACCCACAGAGATAATctctaaatatacttttaaaagactgaaatagAAATAGCTAGGAAAAGACGATACTCCGATGCAGATAGAAAAGATGATGAGCACGGTACA
It includes:
- the ADGRB2 gene encoding adhesion G protein-coupled receptor B2 isoform X7; protein product: MTPACPLLLSVILSLRLAAAFDPDPSACSALASGVLYGAFSLQDLFPTIASGCSWTLENPDPTKYSLYLRFNRQEEVCAHFAPRLLPLDHYLVNFTCLRPSPEEAVAQAESEGGRLEEEEAAAGLELCSGSGPFTFLHFDKNFVQLCLSAEPSEARRLLAPTALAFRFVEVLLINNNNSSQFTCGVLCRWSEECGRAAGRACGFAQPGCSCPGEAGASPATITPPVPPAAHTLSNALVPGGPAPSAEADLHSGSSNDLFTTEMRYGEEPEEEPKVKTQWPRSADEPGVYLAQTGDPAAEEWSPWSVCSLTCGQGLQVRTRSCVSSPYGTLCSGPLRETRSCNNSATCPVHGVWEEWGSWSLCSRSCGRGSRSRMRTCVPPQHGGKACEGPELQTKLCSMAACPVEGQWLEWGPWGPCSTSCANGTQQRSRKCSVAGPAWATCTGALADTRECSNLECPATDGKWGPWNSWSLCSKTCDTGWQRRFRMCQATGAQGYPCEGTGEEVKTCSEKRCPAFHEMCRDEYVMLMTWKKAAAGEIIYNKCPPNASGSASRRCLLSAQGVAYWGLPSFARCISHEYRYLYLSLREHLAKGQRMLAGEGMSQVVRSLQELLARRTYYSGDLLFSVDILRNVTDTFKRATYVPSADDVQRFFQVVSFMVDAENKDKWDDAQQVSPGSVHLLRVVEDFIHLVGDALKAFQSSLIVTDNLVISIQREPVSAVSSDITFPMRGRRGMKDWVRHSEDRLFLPKEVLSLSSPGKPVASGASGSPGSGRSPGTVPPGPGYSHQRLLPADPEDSSSYFVIGAVLYRTLGLILPPPRPPLAVTSRVMTVTVRPPTQPPAEPLITVELSYIINGTTDPHCASWDYSGTDASSGDWDTESCQTLETQAAHTRCQCQRPSTFAVLAQPPKDLTLELAGAPSVPLVIGCAVSCMALLTLLAIYAAFWRFIKSERSIILLNFCLSILASNILILVGQSRVLSKGVCTMTAAFLHFFFLSSFCWVLTEAWQSYLAVIGRMRTRLVRKRFLCLGWGLPALVVAVSVGFTRTKGYGTSSYCWLSLEGGLLYAFVGPAAVIVLVNMLIGIIVFNKLMARDGISDKSKKQRAGASLWSSCVVLPLLALTWMSAVLAMTDRRSVLFQALFAVFNSAQGFVITAVHCFLRREVQDVVKCQMGVCRADESEDSPDSCKNGQLQILSDFEKDVDLACQTVLFKEVNTCNPSTITGTLSRLSLDEDEEPKSCLVGPEGGLSFSPLPGNILMPMAASPGLGEPPPPQEANPVYMCGEGSLRQLDLTWLRPTDPGSEGDYMVLPRRTLSLQPGGGGGGGEDPQRTRPEGTPRRATKALAHTEGYPSFLSVDHSGLGLGPAYGSLQNPYGMTFQPPPPTPSARQVPEPGERSRTMPRTVPGSTMKLGSLERKKLRYSDLDFEVMHTRKRHSELYHELNQKFHTFDRYRSQSTAKREKRWSVSSGGANERSLASEKPSPGERPSLSQQRRHQSWSTFKSMTLGSLPPKPRERLALHRAAAWEPTEPPDGDFQTEV
- the ADGRB2 gene encoding adhesion G protein-coupled receptor B2 isoform X4 encodes the protein MTPACPLLLSVILSLRLAAAFDPDPSACSALASGVLYGAFSLQDLFPTIASGCSWTLENPDPTKYSLYLRFNRQEEVCAHFAPRLLPLDHYLVNFTCLRPSPEEAVAQAESEGGRLEEEEAAAGLELCSGSGPFTFLHFDKNFVQLCLSAEPSEARRLLAPTALAFRFVEVLLINNNNSSQFTCGVLCRWSEECGRAAGRACGFAQPGCSCPGEAGASPATITPPVPPAAHTLSNALVPGGPAPSAEADLHSGSSNDLFTTEMRYGEEPEEEPKVKTQWPRSADEPGVYLAQTGDPAAEEWSPWSVCSLTCGQGLQVRTRSCVSSPYGTLCSGPLRETRSCNNSATCPVHGVWEEWGSWSLCSRSCGRGSRSRMRTCVPPQHGGKACEGPELQTKLCSMAACPVEGQWLEWGPWGPCSTSCANGTQQRSRKCSVAGPAWATCTGALADTRECSNLECPATDGKWGPWNSWSLCSKTCDTGWQRRFRMCQATGAQGYPCEGTGEEVKTCSEKRCPAFHEMCRDEYVMLMTWKKAAAGEIIYNKCPPNASGSASRRCLLSAQGVAYWGLPSFARCISHEYRYLYLSLREHLAKGQRMLAGEGMSQVVRSLQELLARRTYYSGDLLFSVDILRNVTDTFKRATYVPSADDVQRFFQVVSFMVDAENKDKWDDAQQVSPGSVHLLRVVEDFIHLVGDALKAFQSSLIVTDNLVISIQREPVSAVSSDITFPMRGRRGMKDWVRHSEDRLFLPKEVLSLSSPGKPVASGASGSPGSGRSPGTVPPGPGYSHQRLLPADPEDSSSYFVIGAVLYRTLGLILPPPRPPLAVTSRVMTVTVRPPTQPPAEPLITVELSYIINGTTDPHCASWDYSGTDASSGDWDTESCQTLETQAAHTRCQCQRPSTFAVLAQPPKDLTLELAGAPSVPLVIGCAVSCMALLTLLAIYAAFWRFIKSERSIILLNFCLSILASNILILVGQSRVLSKGVCTMTAAFLHFFFLSSFCWVLTEAWQSYLAVIGRMRTRLVRKRFLCLGWGLPALVVAVSVGFTRTKGYGTSSYCWLSLEGGLLYAFVGPAAVIVLVNMLIGIIVFNKLMARDGISDKSKKQRAGLERCPWASLLLPCSACGAVPSPLLSSASARNAMASLWSSCVVLPLLALTWMSAVLAMTDRRSVLFQALFAVFNSAQGFVITAVHCFLRREVQDVVKCQMGVCRADESEDSPDSCKNGQLQILSDFEKDVDLACQTVLFKEVNTCNPSTITGTLSRLSLDEDEEPKSCLVGPEGGLSFSPLPGNILMPMAASPGLGEPPPPQEANPVYMCGEGSLRQLDLTWLRPTDPGSEGDYMVLPRRTLSLQPGGGGGGGEDPQRTRPEGTPRRATKALAHTEGYPSFLSVDHSGLGLGPAYGSLQNPYGMTFQPPPPTPSARQVPEPGERSRTMPRTVPGSTMKLGSLERKKLRYSDLDFEKVMHTRKRHSELYHELNQKFHTFDRYRSQSTAKEKPSPGERPSLSQQRRHQSWSTFKSMTLGSLPPKPRERLALHRAAAWEPTEPPDGDFQTEV